A genomic window from Solanum stenotomum isolate F172 chromosome 10, ASM1918654v1, whole genome shotgun sequence includes:
- the LOC125842673 gene encoding uncharacterized protein LOC125842673, which yields MATNSNEIDNNFLTLSLSFPPPPVVAPPPPPPPPPSSRRPRKRKRTLKSETIPPPYPWATNHRAKVHSLNMLRLNQISTITGEVQCRRCDRKYEIGFDLCDKFAQIGSFILANKELMHQRAPSIWMNPIYLNCKFCEQENSVKPIIASKKKSINWVFLLLGQFIGCCTLDQLKYFCKHNEIHRTGAKDRVLYQTYLSLCRQLDNTGPFYY from the coding sequence atggCGACAAACAGCAATGAAATCGACAATAACTTTCTTACATTGTCACTATCTTTTCCTCCTCCTCCCGTCGTAGCACCGCCACCTCCACCGCCACCACCACCATCTTCTCGCCGTCCACGTAAGCGAAAGCGCACATTGAAAAGCGAAACGATTCCACCGCCTTATCCATGGGCGACTAATCATCGAGCAAAGGTTCACAGTCTTAACATGCTACGATTGAATCAGATATCAACGATAACCGGTGAAGTTCAATGCAGAAGATGTGATAGGAAATACGAAATAGGATTCGATTTGTGTGATAAGTTTGCACAAATTGGAAGCTTTATTTTGGCAAATAAAGAGTTGATGCATCAACGTGCACCGAGTATTTGGATGAATCCGATTTATCTGAATTGCAAATTTTGTGAACAAGAGAATAGTGTGAAACCGATTATTGCATCGAAGAAGAAATCGATTAATTGGGTTTTTTTACTATTGGGTCAGTTTATTGGATGTTGTACGCTTGATCAGCTCAAGTATTTCTGCAAACATAACGAGATCCACAGGACGGGTGCTAAGGATCGTGTTCTTTATCAAACGTATTTGAGTCTTTGCAGACAGCTTGATAATACTGGCCCGTTTTATTACTAA
- the LOC125842668 gene encoding meiotic recombination protein SPO11-2: protein MGEFCRSTIFFSDQHLCYADILPPSQVRARIEVAVLNFLKALSSNSPSISDLSLISRNSSNSRVSRGLLTSDSRIFLSHSFCTRSLTRENSAKSFIRVWKVMEMCYQILVQEKRVTQRELYYKLLCDSPDYFTSQLQVNRTIQDLVALLRCSRYSLGIMASSRGAIAGRLLLQEPDKEVVDCSTCGSSGYAISGDLELLEKLTMETDARYIIMVEKHAIFQRLAEDRVFNQIPCILITAKGFPDIVTRFLLHRMCQMFPNLPVLGLVDWNPAGLAILCTFKFGSIGMGLEAYRYACNVKWLGLRKDDINQLIPEECLVPLKPRDLQIAKSLMSSEILQDSYKEEVAAMVQSGRRAEIEALYCHGYDYLVKFLATKIVQANYL from the exons ATGGGAGAGTTTTGCAGATCAACCATTTTCTTCTCCGATCAACACCTTTGCTACGCCGATATCCTTCCTCCTTCACAG GTTCGAGCTAGAATCGAAGTTGCGGTCCTGAATTTTCTCAAAGCTCTAAGTTCAAACTCTCCGTCAATTTCCGATCTATCACTG ATCAGTAGGAACTCCAGCAATAGCAGAGTGAGCCGTGGGTTACTTACCAGTGATTCACGGATCTTCCTGTCCCATTCTTTTTGCACGCGATCTTTGACGAGAGAGAATAGTGCCAAGTCATTTATAAGAG TTTGGAAGGTTATGGAGATGTGCTACCAAATTCTGGTTCAGGAAAAGAGGGTGACACAGAGAGAGCTATACTACAAGCTGCTCTGTGATTCACCAGATTATTTCACTTCTCAATTGCAGGTTAATAGGACCATCCAAG ACTTGGTGGCTTTGCTTCGATGCAGCCGTTATAGCCTTGGAATAATGGCATCAAGCAGAGGGGCAATAGCAGGCCGTTTATTGTTACAG GAGCCAGACAAGGAAGTTGTTGACTGCTCTACTTGTGGATCTTCGGGTTATGCTATATCAGGAGACCTGGAATTGTTGGAAAAATTAACCATGGAAACAGATGCACGATACATCATCATGGTGGAAAAG CATGCTATATTCCAGCGACTAGCAGAGGATCGTGTATTCAATCAGATTCCATGCATTCTGATTACTGCCAAAGGATTTCCTGATATTGTCACCAG GTTTCTACTTCATCGAATGTGTCAGATGTTCCCTAATTTGCCAGTCTTGGGGCTGGTTGACTG GAATCCAGCTGGATTAGCAATTCTTTGCACCTTCAAGTTTGGAAGCATAGGGATGGGACTTGAAGCATACAGATATG CTTGTAATGTCAAGTGGTTAGGACTGCGAAAGGATGATATTAATCAACTTATACCTGAAGAATGTTTGGTCCCTTTGAAACCTCGAGATCTCCAGATTGCCAAGAGCTTGATGTCATCAGAGATTCTGCAG GATAGCTACAAAGAAGAGGTGGCAGCAATGGTTCAAAGTGGTCGAAGGGCTGAGATTGAAGCTCTTTATTGTCATGGATATGATTACTTGGTTAAGTTCCTTGCGACAAAAATAGTACAGGCCAACTACCTCTAA